In the [Clostridium] colinum genome, one interval contains:
- the trhA gene encoding PAQR family membrane homeostasis protein TrhA: MNIFKSWREPVNALTHLIAFLFICPITMFLSYISYIKGGLQHLIPFFIFSLSICLLYISSTIYHMLPVKENIIKILKKIDHIMIFILIAGTYTPICLIKLNNSFGYTILTIIWIIALLGIILKIFWINAPRWFSTLIYVGMGWLSLSAFFPLIQSIQFNGILLLILGGIIYTIGAIIYATKSPKFSFKFFGFHEIFHLFVIGGSICHIIFMFKYVL, translated from the coding sequence ATGAATATTTTTAAATCTTGGCGTGAACCTGTAAACGCTCTTACTCATCTTATTGCTTTCTTATTTATATGCCCTATTACTATGTTTTTATCTTATATTAGCTATATTAAAGGAGGGTTACAACATTTAATACCATTTTTTATATTTAGTCTATCTATATGTTTATTATATATATCTAGTACAATATACCATATGCTACCTGTTAAAGAAAATATAATAAAAATACTAAAAAAAATTGACCATATTATGATATTTATATTAATAGCAGGAACATATACACCTATATGTTTAATAAAACTAAATAATTCATTTGGATATACTATTTTAACTATTATTTGGATAATAGCATTATTAGGTATTATTTTAAAAATTTTTTGGATAAATGCACCTAGGTGGTTTTCCACATTAATTTATGTAGGTATGGGTTGGCTATCTTTATCAGCTTTTTTTCCTTTAATACAGAGTATCCAATTTAATGGTATATTACTTCTTATATTAGGTGGTATTATATATACTATTGGTGCTATTATTTATGCTACAAAATCTCCTAAATTTTCATTTAAGTTTTTTGGCTTTCATGAAATTTTTCATCTATTTGTTATTGGAGGTAGTATTTGTCATATAATTTTTATGTTTAAATATGTTTTATAA
- a CDS encoding phage tail sheath family protein, with product MAKGGKFLTYNKVLPGAYINFVSKARALGTIADRGVMAMALKNNWGVENKIVSITNEDFQKNSLDILGYDYTSEKLKPFREVFKNAKEIKFYRLGTGEKAKATIGRLNVIAKYSGSRGNDIKIKIASNVDKENFTVYTYIENIMVDEVIASSIDELKENKFVSFSGTGALEENAGTSLTGGTEGNVTNLEYSKFLSLVEKESFNVLIYDGEDEQTKGLFESFTKRLRDDEGVKICTVLYNYKKADFEGIISVKNDKNLVYWVGGVLAGAEINQSVTNKVYDGEYAFEAKYSNSELKEAIENGEFVFYYDNLDIRVLKDINTFVSFSTDKNSDFSNNQIIRVLDSTANDIARIFNNYYLGKMQNDALGRDIFKSELISYFNQLQAIRAIDNFSANDIKIKKGTEKGDVIVDLMIEPVASMDKIYMKCIIE from the coding sequence ATGGCAAAAGGAGGAAAATTTTTAACTTATAATAAAGTTTTACCTGGAGCTTATATAAACTTTGTATCTAAAGCAAGAGCTTTAGGAACTATTGCCGACAGAGGTGTTATGGCAATGGCTTTAAAAAATAATTGGGGTGTTGAAAACAAAATAGTTAGCATAACAAATGAAGATTTTCAAAAAAATTCTTTAGATATATTAGGATATGATTATACAAGCGAAAAATTAAAACCGTTTAGAGAAGTGTTTAAAAATGCAAAAGAAATAAAATTTTATAGATTAGGAACTGGTGAAAAAGCAAAAGCTACAATTGGTAGATTAAATGTTATTGCTAAGTATTCTGGTAGCAGAGGAAATGACATAAAAATAAAGATAGCTTCTAATGTGGACAAAGAAAACTTTACAGTTTATACATATATAGAAAATATTATGGTAGATGAAGTAATAGCTAGTAGCATAGATGAATTAAAAGAAAATAAATTTGTTAGCTTTTCTGGAACTGGAGCTTTAGAAGAAAACGCTGGAACTAGCCTTACAGGAGGAACAGAGGGCAATGTAACAAACCTTGAATATAGTAAATTTTTATCTCTTGTAGAAAAGGAAAGTTTTAATGTTCTTATTTATGATGGAGAAGATGAACAAACAAAAGGACTTTTTGAAAGTTTTACAAAAAGACTTAGAGATGATGAGGGTGTAAAAATATGTACTGTTTTATACAACTATAAAAAAGCAGACTTTGAAGGTATAATTAGTGTTAAAAATGATAAAAACCTTGTATATTGGGTTGGTGGAGTTTTGGCTGGAGCTGAAATAAACCAAAGTGTCACAAACAAGGTGTATGATGGTGAATATGCATTTGAAGCTAAATATTCTAACAGTGAGCTAAAAGAAGCTATAGAAAATGGTGAATTTGTATTTTACTATGACAATTTAGATATAAGAGTTTTGAAAGATATTAATACCTTTGTTAGTTTTTCTACAGATAAAAATTCAGATTTTAGTAATAATCAAATTATACGTGTATTAGATTCTACCGCTAATGATATTGCTAGAATTTTTAATAACTATTATCTTGGTAAAATGCAAAATGATGCTTTAGGTAGAGATATATTTAAATCTGAACTTATAAGTTATTTTAATCAATTACAAGCTATAAGAGCTATTGATAATTTTTCTGCTAATGATATAAAAATTAAAAAGGGAACTGAAAAAGGTGATGTTATAGTAGATTTAATGATAGAGCCTGTGGCTAGTATGGATAAAATTTATATGAAATGCATTATTGAATAG
- a CDS encoding putative phage tail protein gives MLINYLPQFMQDIEEIKSIMFVTEEEVNYLNQDIESILNDFFIIGSSKIATKHYEKMLEITPKLTDSIEKRQYDILAIYNQTLPFTLENLQNSLDSICGEKNYSINMIYDKFILNIILALNKKELFEVVNNLLERIVPMNLIINLSIDYNVWKDLNKFKWKDIKKYKWCDIKESQEIK, from the coding sequence ATGTTAATTAATTATTTACCTCAGTTTATGCAAGATATAGAAGAAATTAAGTCTATAATGTTTGTTACTGAAGAAGAAGTTAATTATTTAAACCAAGATATAGAAAGTATTTTAAATGATTTTTTTATTATAGGTTCGAGTAAAATAGCTACAAAGCATTATGAAAAAATGTTAGAAATAACTCCTAAATTAACTGATAGTATAGAAAAAAGGCAATATGATATATTAGCTATATATAATCAAACTTTACCATTTACACTTGAAAATTTACAAAATAGCTTAGATTCTATATGCGGTGAAAAAAATTATAGTATTAACATGATATATGATAAGTTTATATTAAACATAATATTAGCTTTAAATAAAAAAGAATTATTTGAAGTAGTTAATAACTTATTAGAACGTATTGTACCTATGAATTTAATAATAAATCTTAGTATAGATTATAATGTATGGAAAGATTTAAATAAATTTAAATGGAAAGATATTAAAAAATATAAATGGTGTGATATAAAAGAAAGTCAAGAAATAAAATAA
- a CDS encoding baseplate J/gp47 family protein yields the protein MYEEMTFYNILKRAMGKVSDNFDKRQGSVIYDALAPICAELAQAYIELDRVLKEGFADTSSRYYLIKRAMERGLKPFSATYSTILASFEGDINLKGGERFSTDKEVNFFYTGEKEENYYKLKCEQLGSVGNISYGDLMPIDNIPNLKKAKIHKIYISGIDEEETESFRKRYFKSFKSQAFGGNKADYIEKVKLLNEDENVISNGGIGGIKVYRVPNGGGTVKILITNNSYNEPTKELLNIVQQKIDPLEHTGEGVGIAPIGHFVTVEPAKCIKINIDTEIELKSGYEVNDVKEYIEESISKYLEELCKTWEEGNNIVVRISHIESSILNIFGVEDVKNTKINNSNKNFILDEFSIPLRGEINVN from the coding sequence ATGTATGAAGAGATGACATTTTATAATATATTAAAAAGAGCTATGGGAAAAGTTTCGGATAATTTTGATAAAAGGCAAGGCTCTGTTATATATGATGCTTTAGCTCCTATATGTGCAGAACTAGCACAAGCATATATTGAACTAGACAGAGTTTTAAAAGAGGGGTTTGCAGACACTTCCAGTAGATATTACCTTATAAAAAGAGCTATGGAAAGAGGTTTAAAACCTTTTAGTGCTACATATTCAACCATTTTAGCTAGTTTTGAAGGAGATATTAATTTAAAAGGTGGAGAAAGATTTTCTACGGATAAAGAAGTGAACTTTTTTTATACTGGAGAGAAAGAAGAAAATTATTATAAATTAAAATGTGAACAACTAGGTAGTGTAGGTAATATTTCATATGGAGATTTAATGCCTATAGACAATATACCTAACTTAAAAAAAGCTAAGATACATAAAATATATATATCTGGTATTGATGAAGAAGAAACAGAAAGTTTTAGAAAAAGATATTTTAAAAGCTTTAAAAGTCAGGCTTTTGGAGGAAATAAAGCAGATTATATAGAAAAAGTAAAGCTATTAAATGAAGATGAAAATGTTATATCAAATGGTGGTATAGGTGGTATAAAAGTATATCGTGTACCTAATGGTGGAGGAACTGTTAAAATACTTATAACTAATAATAGCTATAACGAACCTACAAAAGAATTATTAAACATAGTACAACAAAAAATTGACCCTTTAGAACACACAGGAGAAGGGGTGGGAATTGCTCCTATAGGACATTTTGTAACTGTTGAGCCTGCAAAATGTATTAAAATAAATATAGATACAGAAATAGAATTAAAATCTGGATATGAAGTAAATGATGTAAAAGAATATATAGAAGAAAGCATATCAAAATATCTTGAAGAGCTTTGTAAAACTTGGGAAGAGGGTAATAATATTGTTGTTAGAATAAGCCATATAGAAAGCAGTATATTAAATATTTTTGGGGTAGAAGATGTAAAAAATACTAAAATAAATAATAGTAATAAAAATTTTATTTTAGATGAGTTTTCTATACCATTAAGAGGTGAAATAAATGTTAATTAA
- a CDS encoding YaaR family protein, with the protein MDLKVSDVRLENLPTVEPKKDVQETEDFKFTLNKVETDNLMQKLNGLIDEITVQGKKISEHMDIKDMKKYRSLITEFMNEVVTNSHQFSRENFLDRRGRHRVYGIVKLVNKELDELAQELIKTEKNHIAILDKTGEIRGLLLDLII; encoded by the coding sequence ATGGATTTAAAGGTAAGTGATGTAAGGTTAGAAAATTTACCTACTGTAGAACCTAAAAAGGATGTTCAAGAAACCGAAGATTTTAAATTTACATTAAATAAGGTTGAAACTGATAACCTTATGCAAAAATTAAATGGATTAATAGATGAAATAACTGTTCAAGGTAAAAAAATATCTGAACATATGGATATAAAAGATATGAAAAAATATAGAAGCCTTATAACAGAATTTATGAATGAAGTTGTAACTAATAGCCACCAGTTTTCTAGAGAAAATTTTTTAGATAGAAGAGGTAGACATAGAGTATATGGTATAGTAAAGCTAGTAAATAAAGAGTTAGATGAATTAGCTCAAGAATTAATAAAAACTGAAAAAAATCATATAGCAATATTAGATAAAACGGGAGAAATAAGAGGTCTTTTATTAGACCTTATAATATAA
- a CDS encoding phage tail terminator family protein, with product MFGKCNIYAEHIKQGFLLPCFCIRCIETQEKACISNRFKLFNKIEITYLPKKADNINEECNKILDLLYNKFLMLKFEKGFIKGENLKGFIENGILKFYIEYNFYVFKREETSKMQKLYI from the coding sequence GTGTTTGGAAAATGTAACATATATGCAGAACACATAAAACAGGGATTTTTATTGCCCTGTTTTTGTATAAGGTGTATTGAAACACAAGAAAAAGCTTGTATATCTAATAGATTCAAACTTTTTAATAAGATAGAAATAACATATTTACCTAAAAAAGCTGATAATATAAACGAAGAGTGTAATAAAATACTTGATTTATTATATAATAAGTTTTTAATGTTAAAATTTGAAAAAGGGTTTATAAAAGGAGAAAATTTAAAAGGGTTTATAGAAAATGGCATTTTAAAATTTTATATAGAATATAATTTTTACGTTTTTAAAAGAGAAGAAACAAGTAAAATGCAAAAGTTATATATTTAA
- a CDS encoding phage tail assembly chaperone — protein MSSLQEILNLNIVDNITHYVEISNRLKDENGNNIKFKIKPILFEDLNRLKKKATFIDKNGQVIIDEGKLNTLCIIEATLEPTFKDIKSMEKLNVNTPEQYLNKVLLAGEIDRLIKEILNISGFIESIDELVCDIKN, from the coding sequence ATGTCTAGTTTACAAGAAATACTTAACCTTAACATAGTTGATAATATAACTCATTATGTTGAAATATCTAATCGTTTGAAAGATGAAAATGGAAATAATATTAAATTTAAAATAAAACCAATTTTATTTGAGGATTTAAATCGATTAAAGAAAAAAGCTACTTTTATAGATAAAAATGGACAAGTTATAATAGATGAAGGAAAGTTAAATACACTTTGTATTATTGAAGCTACCTTAGAGCCTACTTTTAAAGATATTAAAAGTATGGAAAAATTAAATGTGAATACACCTGAACAATATTTAAATAAAGTATTATTAGCTGGAGAAATTGACAGGCTTATAAAAGAAATACTTAATATAAGTGGGTTTATAGAAAGTATTGATGAGTTGGTTTGTGATATAAAAAACTAA
- a CDS encoding YoaK family protein — MTNKKACHIEENIYISLILTFIGGFLDSYTYVLYDKIFANTQTGNIIFFSIFLVEGEFYNAFLRLLPIISFCLGIIIAQILIYKFNKNKKWINIVLSINIVCTAIIGLGLLKDYMVIIICLISFICSLMIATFKKSKGDVFAPIMCTGNLRSLMEFFCKWTIYKEKSAKKVVLKYLFIIITFMLGVSLGIILVNYFRISSIYICTILFISVLLIIIYHKNFDKI; from the coding sequence ATGACAAATAAAAAAGCTTGCCACATAGAAGAAAACATTTATATTAGCTTAATTTTAACTTTTATAGGTGGTTTTTTAGATTCGTATACTTATGTTTTATATGATAAAATATTTGCCAATACACAAACAGGAAATATAATATTTTTTTCTATATTTTTAGTTGAAGGGGAATTTTATAATGCTTTTTTAAGACTTTTGCCAATAATTTCTTTTTGTTTAGGTATTATTATAGCTCAAATTTTAATATATAAGTTTAATAAAAATAAAAAGTGGATAAATATAGTATTATCTATAAATATAGTATGTACTGCTATAATAGGATTAGGATTATTAAAAGATTATATGGTAATAATTATATGTTTAATATCTTTTATATGCTCTTTAATGATAGCAACATTTAAAAAGTCTAAAGGAGATGTATTTGCTCCTATTATGTGCACAGGAAACTTAAGGTCATTAATGGAATTTTTTTGTAAATGGACTATATATAAAGAAAAAAGTGCAAAAAAAGTTGTTTTAAAATATTTATTTATAATTATTACTTTTATGTTAGGTGTATCTTTAGGTATTATATTAGTAAATTATTTTCGTATATCATCTATATACATATGTACAATATTATTTATATCTGTACTATTAATAATTATATATCATAAGAATTTTGACAAAATATAA
- a CDS encoding DUF2577 family protein, with translation MNFLDIIKPSILHTIQSLKFVDIYIGEVIEEDSLKIKLDEKLFITENEIVRTSRFNGNIKRGTNLLILRESGGQRFFIIDTILDNEDIRRENVTY, from the coding sequence ATGAACTTTTTAGATATAATAAAGCCTAGCATTTTGCATACAATACAATCATTAAAATTTGTAGATATTTATATAGGAGAAGTTATTGAAGAAGATAGTTTAAAAATAAAGTTAGATGAAAAATTATTTATTACAGAAAATGAAATAGTGAGAACAAGCAGGTTTAACGGAAATATTAAAAGAGGGACAAATTTACTTATATTAAGAGAAAGTGGTGGTCAAAGATTTTTCATCATAGACACTATATTAGATAATGAAGATATAAGGAGGGAAAATGTTACCTATTAG
- a CDS encoding major capsid protein: MGEFNHKSFNQVAFGKYIESLPNVRKNELIKFNILKPNAEIRRAFSYQGGTGYAILPMYGRIEGSALNYDGKTDIVPSATKTFERGVVVVGRANAWIEDDFSEDITGGVGFMSNVAKQIKEYFDEVDQKTLLSILKGIFSMTGGKNGEFVTNHTYNISSLENSKIDVTTINTAIQQACGDNKSKFDIVIMHSVVATNLENINLLNYLKYTDKNGIQRDLGLATLNGKIVLIDDSMPVEDGDSGSKLYTTYILGKGAIDFEDIGVKVPYEINRDPKTNGGQDTLYARTRKCFAPFGISYLKKQQASLSPTDEELANGKNWSLVMDNEKGVYIEDKAIPIARVISKG, from the coding sequence ATGGGAGAATTTAATCATAAGAGTTTTAATCAGGTAGCTTTTGGAAAATATATTGAAAGTTTACCTAATGTTAGAAAAAATGAGTTAATTAAATTTAATATACTTAAGCCTAATGCAGAGATAAGAAGAGCTTTTTCTTATCAAGGTGGAACAGGATATGCTATTTTACCTATGTATGGAAGAATAGAGGGTAGCGCATTAAATTATGATGGAAAAACTGACATTGTACCTAGTGCTACAAAAACTTTTGAAAGAGGTGTCGTTGTAGTTGGTAGAGCTAATGCTTGGATTGAAGATGATTTTTCTGAAGATATAACTGGTGGCGTTGGATTTATGTCTAATGTGGCAAAACAAATAAAAGAATATTTTGATGAAGTTGACCAAAAAACATTACTTTCTATCTTAAAAGGTATTTTTTCTATGACTGGTGGTAAAAATGGCGAATTTGTAACAAATCATACTTATAATATATCTTCTCTTGAAAATTCTAAAATAGATGTTACTACTATTAATACTGCTATACAGCAAGCCTGTGGTGACAATAAAAGTAAGTTTGATATTGTTATTATGCACAGTGTTGTTGCAACTAATTTAGAAAATATAAATTTACTTAATTATTTAAAATATACAGACAAAAATGGTATACAAAGAGATTTAGGACTTGCTACGCTAAATGGAAAAATAGTTTTAATTGATGACAGTATGCCTGTTGAAGATGGTGATAGCGGTAGTAAATTATATACAACATACATATTAGGAAAAGGTGCTATTGATTTTGAAGATATTGGTGTTAAAGTGCCTTATGAAATAAACCGAGACCCAAAAACTAATGGTGGACAAGATACCTTATATGCAAGAACTAGAAAATGTTTTGCACCTTTTGGTATATCATATCTTAAAAAACAACAAGCTAGCTTATCACCAACAGATGAAGAACTTGCAAATGGTAAAAATTGGTCTTTAGTAATGGATAATGAAAAAGGTGTATATATTGAAGACAAAGCTATACCTATTGCAAGAGTTATATCTAAAGGTTAA
- a CDS encoding LysM peptidoglycan-binding domain-containing protein, protein MITKSFNTNKRYNSIGMGEVNIIKGIGLREITMSILLPNDLSLPFVQPKYSPNVIIGKPILYLSKFREFKANKKPLMLLITRTLSSGEEIFKGNINVTLEEYIVYENAGEEGDFLVDLTFREYININEKVLTSVNENNNTFTVNTNRTVKDTPKVYTVKAGDTLWKIAKRELNDEKKYNEIMKINNITDAKNLKVGSILKLP, encoded by the coding sequence ATGATAACAAAATCTTTTAATACTAACAAAAGATATAATAGTATTGGAATGGGAGAAGTAAATATCATTAAGGGAATTGGGCTTAGAGAAATAACAATGTCTATTTTATTACCTAACGATTTATCTTTACCTTTTGTTCAACCTAAATATTCTCCTAATGTTATTATTGGAAAACCTATATTATATTTATCTAAATTTAGAGAATTTAAAGCAAACAAAAAACCTTTAATGCTTTTAATAACAAGAACTTTATCTAGTGGAGAAGAAATATTTAAAGGAAATATAAATGTAACTTTAGAAGAATATATAGTATATGAAAATGCTGGAGAAGAGGGAGATTTTTTAGTTGATTTAACATTTAGAGAATATATAAACATAAATGAAAAAGTTTTAACTTCTGTAAATGAAAACAATAATACTTTTACAGTTAATACCAACAGAACTGTTAAAGATACACCTAAAGTATATACAGTTAAAGCTGGAGATACTTTATGGAAAATAGCTAAAAGAGAGCTTAATGATGAAAAAAAATATAATGAAATAATGAAAATAAACAATATAACAGATGCTAAAAATTTAAAAGTTGGGAGCATTTTAAAGTTACCTTAA
- a CDS encoding DUF2634 domain-containing protein: MLPIRNNIEDIKILTMPSKTYRIDFGKNRAEGLFDEIKSLKQAIYKILLTKRYKYEIYDWNYGMEIDDLIGMPKEYVKIEIENRIIDALSIDDRIKDVYNFEFFDIHNDKCSLGVKFIVKSIFGNFDFRLEV, encoded by the coding sequence ATGTTACCTATTAGAAACAATATTGAAGATATTAAAATTTTAACAATGCCTTCTAAAACATATAGAATAGATTTTGGTAAAAATAGAGCAGAAGGATTATTTGATGAAATAAAATCTTTAAAACAAGCTATATATAAAATATTATTAACTAAAAGGTATAAATATGAAATATACGATTGGAACTATGGTATGGAAATAGATGATTTAATAGGAATGCCTAAAGAATATGTAAAAATAGAAATAGAAAATCGTATAATAGATGCTTTATCTATAGATGATAGAATAAAAGATGTATATAATTTTGAATTTTTTGATATACATAATGACAAGTGTAGTTTGGGTGTTAAATTTATTGTTAAATCTATTTTTGGCAACTTTGATTTTAGATTGGAGGTGTAA
- the tmk gene encoding dTMP kinase translates to MSGLFITMEGTDGAGKSTQLTLLKDYLEKKGFNVVFVREPGGTKISEKIREIILDIENKEMHYMTEALLYASSRAQLVNEIIVPKLKKGDIVICDRFVDSSIVYQGIGRNIGTEVIKKINNIATGGLIPDITFFLDLSPEKAIERKKEQKQLDRIESEKDYFYKKVYNGYKTLIKQNSERIKVIDATLSIEEIHAKIIKYIEQLFI, encoded by the coding sequence ATGTCAGGACTATTTATTACTATGGAAGGTACAGATGGAGCTGGTAAAAGCACACAGTTAACCCTTTTAAAAGATTATCTTGAAAAAAAAGGATTTAATGTTGTTTTTGTTAGAGAGCCAGGAGGAACTAAAATTAGTGAAAAAATAAGAGAAATTATTTTAGATATAGAAAATAAAGAAATGCATTATATGACAGAAGCATTATTATATGCATCATCTAGAGCTCAGTTAGTAAATGAAATTATTGTACCTAAGTTAAAAAAAGGAGACATTGTTATTTGTGATAGATTTGTAGATTCTAGTATTGTATATCAAGGAATTGGCAGAAATATTGGAACAGAAGTAATAAAAAAAATAAATAATATTGCTACAGGTGGATTAATACCAGATATAACATTTTTTTTAGATTTATCTCCTGAAAAAGCTATTGAAAGAAAAAAAGAACAAAAACAATTAGATAGAATAGAAAGTGAAAAAGATTATTTTTACAAAAAAGTTTATAATGGATATAAAACATTAATAAAACAAAATAGTGAAAGAATAAAAGTTATAGATGCAACTTTATCTATTGAAGAAATTCATGCAAAAATAATAAAATATATTGAACAATTATTTATTTAA
- a CDS encoding XkdQ/YqbQ family protein, translating to MIDKIVIKSSYKYQPTKLQLSILLDNKIKFYEGDNICIKLDKHNIFFGYIFTIKVVDNEIINIVAYNSIRYFMTRDTYIYKNKTASQILKMICSDFGLKTGNIEETGYIIPYRIEENQSILDIIYTALDLTKNFNNKRYILFDDFGKISLKSYENMKLPILIDCDKSIISYCSTTSIDKNVYNSVKVSVKNRKTKVISTYLMENNENKKKWGTLRKFERLPNDFNMVQAKNYAKNVLDSYNKINEKIEIICFGDKTVSSGNLINVCINKKIKTMIVEECTHTIKNDEHTMKISLRNI from the coding sequence GTGATAGACAAAATAGTTATAAAAAGTAGTTATAAATATCAACCAACTAAGCTACAATTAAGTATATTATTAGATAATAAAATTAAATTTTATGAAGGAGATAATATCTGTATAAAACTTGATAAACATAATATCTTTTTTGGATATATATTTACTATAAAGGTAGTGGATAATGAGATTATTAATATAGTAGCTTATAACTCTATAAGATATTTTATGACTAGAGATACATATATATACAAAAATAAAACAGCAAGCCAGATATTAAAAATGATTTGTTCTGATTTTGGATTAAAAACAGGAAATATAGAAGAAACAGGATATATTATACCATATAGAATAGAAGAAAATCAAAGTATATTAGATATTATATATACTGCACTTGATTTGACAAAAAATTTTAATAATAAAAGATATATACTCTTTGATGATTTTGGAAAGATATCTTTAAAAAGTTATGAAAATATGAAATTACCTATTTTGATAGATTGTGATAAATCTATTATTAGTTATTGTAGTACAACATCTATAGATAAAAATGTTTATAATTCTGTAAAAGTTTCTGTAAAAAATAGAAAAACAAAAGTTATATCTACATATTTAATGGAAAATAATGAAAATAAGAAAAAATGGGGTACTCTTAGAAAATTTGAACGTTTGCCTAATGATTTTAATATGGTTCAGGCAAAAAATTATGCTAAAAATGTTCTTGATAGTTATAATAAAATTAATGAAAAAATAGAAATTATATGTTTTGGTGATAAAACAGTATCATCTGGAAACTTAATAAATGTATGTATAAATAAAAAAATTAAAACAATGATTGTTGAAGAATGTACTCACACAATAAAAAATGATGAACATACAATGAAAATTAGTTTAAGAAATATTTAG
- a CDS encoding phage tail tube protein: protein MATLKAWDTINGALGTCYVNIDGKKEEILYLKNIEAKIKKTKREIKVLGQTGTKHKASGWSGTGKMTVYYSTSKFRELMLKYIKEGKDTYFEIIIENNDPSSDIQRQSIALKQVNIDNITMAKLDINSTELDEEMTFTFNDLDILESFKPVVGE from the coding sequence ATGGCTACTTTAAAAGCTTGGGACACCATAAATGGTGCTTTAGGCACTTGTTATGTTAATATTGATGGAAAAAAAGAAGAAATTTTATATTTAAAAAATATAGAAGCAAAAATAAAAAAAACTAAAAGAGAAATAAAAGTTTTGGGTCAGACTGGAACTAAACATAAAGCTAGTGGTTGGAGCGGGACTGGCAAAATGACTGTTTATTACTCTACATCTAAATTTAGAGAGCTTATGCTTAAGTATATAAAAGAAGGAAAAGATACCTATTTTGAAATAATAATAGAAAATAATGACCCTTCTAGTGATATTCAAAGACAAAGCATAGCCTTAAAACAAGTAAATATAGATAATATAACTATGGCAAAGCTTGATATTAACAGCACTGAGCTTGACGAAGAAATGACATTTACTTTTAATGATTTAGATATATTAGAAAGTTTTAAACCAGTTGTTGGTGAATAG